A window from Spartinivicinus poritis encodes these proteins:
- a CDS encoding TusE/DsrC/DsvC family sulfur relay protein — MQCLTVLDKTIPLDKEGYLKQLSDWDQTVAEALAEQEGLELSDRHWEIIHALRDFYQQFEQSPAMRPFVKHIANSLGKDKGNSIYLMQLFPGSPAKLAAKIAGLPRPTNCF; from the coding sequence ATGCAGTGTCTAACCGTGTTAGATAAAACGATTCCATTAGATAAGGAAGGTTATTTAAAACAGCTTTCAGACTGGGATCAGACGGTAGCAGAGGCTCTGGCTGAACAAGAAGGGCTGGAGTTGAGTGACCGCCATTGGGAAATCATTCATGCCTTGCGGGATTTTTACCAGCAATTTGAGCAATCACCTGCCATGCGGCCTTTTGTTAAGCATATTGCTAATAGCCTGGGCAAAGACAAAGGCAACTCTATTTACCTGATGCAACTGTTTCCAGGCAGCCCTGCCAAACTAGCTGCTAAAATCGCTGGCCTACCAAGGCCGACTAATTGCTTTTAA
- the tusB gene encoding sulfurtransferase complex subunit TusB, with protein MILHTLNQHSELLVRSCLNTIASGDSLLLIENAVYLGIEESFSTSPMAMRTDINLYALIPDCEARGISPLLFPGFDLIDYPGFVKLCTEHKQVISWY; from the coding sequence ATGATTTTACACACACTTAACCAACACTCTGAATTATTGGTCCGTAGCTGCTTAAATACGATTGCCTCTGGTGATAGTCTGTTATTGATTGAAAATGCTGTTTACCTAGGCATTGAGGAAAGCTTTTCTACATCACCAATGGCAATGCGCACAGACATCAACTTGTATGCACTGATACCCGACTGCGAAGCCAGGGGGATCAGCCCCCTATTATTTCCTGGATTTGATTTGATTGACTACCCTGGCTTTGTCAAACTATGCACCGAACATAAGCAAGTGATTAGCTGGTATTAA
- the tusC gene encoding sulfurtransferase complex subunit TusC, with translation MKSLCIISQQSPYTSPRAKEALDAALVAATFDIPTTLVLLGDGVFQAIEAQAGEQIQQKNLGKQLAVLPMYDIKTLYVSTQDLNQRGLKPEQLMDNVQALPGEQISELIRQQDMVISL, from the coding sequence ATGAAAAGTCTTTGTATTATCTCTCAGCAGTCGCCTTATACTTCTCCACGAGCCAAAGAAGCGCTGGATGCTGCGCTAGTTGCCGCCACGTTTGATATTCCCACCACTTTGGTATTACTAGGTGATGGCGTTTTTCAAGCCATTGAAGCGCAAGCTGGTGAGCAAATTCAACAAAAGAACCTGGGTAAGCAGCTAGCTGTACTGCCAATGTACGATATCAAAACACTCTATGTATCTACACAAGACCTTAACCAGCGAGGCCTTAAACCAGAGCAGCTGATGGACAATGTACAGGCGCTCCCAGGCGAACAAATCAGTGAATTAATTCGTCAGCAGGATATGGTAATTTCTTTATAA
- the tusD gene encoding sulfurtransferase complex subunit TusD has translation MKFTLLITGAPYNSEAPYTALHFAKAALKGGHSIYRLFFYQDGVHCGNSLVTPPQDELNLPKEWSQFIQQNKLDCVVCIGAALRRGVIDEQEQNRYELPAANLHKNWPLSGLGQLIEATQHSDQVITFGA, from the coding sequence ATGAAATTTACTTTACTTATCACAGGCGCACCTTATAACAGCGAAGCACCTTATACAGCCCTTCACTTTGCTAAAGCGGCACTAAAAGGGGGCCACAGTATTTATCGACTATTTTTCTATCAGGATGGGGTTCACTGTGGTAATAGTCTGGTCACCCCTCCACAAGACGAGCTTAATTTACCCAAAGAATGGAGCCAGTTTATTCAACAAAATAAGCTTGATTGTGTCGTTTGTATTGGGGCTGCGTTACGCCGAGGGGTTATTGATGAGCAAGAGCAAAACCGTTACGAGTTACCTGCTGCCAATCTACATAAAAATTGGCCACTTTCTGGCTTAGGGCAGCTGATTGAGGCCACCCAGCACTCTGACCAGGTGATTACCTTTGGTGCTTAA
- a CDS encoding Bax inhibitor-1/YccA family protein, producing the protein MLENNQYATAAASKEASIIQTNKVLKNTYILLSLSLGFAAVCAFIFRNAPMINPWLFLGGFIGLSFLAQALCRSVWGIAAVFAFTGFVGFALGPILNMFMSSGQGTAIVMNALGGTAVIFLALSGYALVSRRDFSFLRGFIFAGAIVLLAAVVMSLIFDISGFQLAISCAFMVFASALILYQTGEIIHGGETNYILATITLFASIYNLFIALLHIFSALSGDD; encoded by the coding sequence GTGTTAGAAAATAATCAATATGCAACTGCAGCTGCCTCTAAAGAGGCATCGATTATTCAAACCAACAAGGTGTTGAAAAACACTTATATTTTACTCAGCCTATCTCTGGGCTTTGCCGCGGTCTGTGCTTTTATTTTCCGTAATGCGCCCATGATCAACCCTTGGCTGTTTTTGGGTGGCTTCATTGGGTTGTCTTTCCTAGCCCAAGCACTGTGTCGAAGCGTGTGGGGAATTGCCGCTGTTTTTGCTTTCACCGGCTTTGTCGGCTTCGCACTCGGCCCGATTCTCAATATGTTTATGAGTAGCGGCCAAGGTACGGCTATTGTGATGAATGCGTTAGGTGGTACGGCTGTGATCTTCCTGGCACTATCAGGTTATGCACTGGTTAGCCGTCGTGACTTTTCATTCTTACGCGGCTTTATCTTCGCCGGTGCTATTGTATTGCTAGCAGCGGTAGTGATGTCATTGATCTTTGACATCAGCGGCTTTCAGCTAGCCATTTCCTGTGCCTTCATGGTATTTGCCAGCGCTCTGATTCTCTACCAAACAGGTGAAATCATCCACGGTGGTGAAACCAACTACATTTTAGCGACCATTACGCTGTTCGCTTCTATCTATAACTTGTTTATTGCTTTGCTGCATATTTTCTCAGCTTTGTCAGGTGACGACTAA
- a CDS encoding L-serine ammonia-lyase, producing the protein MSENSILSIFDLFKIGIGPSSSHTVGPMWAVYRFLADSKDCLDQVSKVKVALYGSLALTGKGHGTDTAVLLGLLGERPDQVDPQQVAAKLDEISATHRLMLAGKHEITFNPDQAIEFHNETFLPEHPNGIALSLYDANGLVLHHDQFFSVGGGFVVSKDELSATAPVTTDIEVPFPFHTGEELLKLCKQHNLSIAQLVFANEEVLQGSMAAVEQQLETTWQVFHDCIERGCRTEGVLPGGLNVQRRAPKLHKELCSRPEDSLKDPLTVMDWISLFALAVNEENAAGGRVVTAPTNGAAGVIPAVLSYYMRFVPGSNQQGLYDFLATAAAIGMLYKKNASISAAEVGCQGEIGVACSMAAGALAAVLGGSAEQVENAAEIGMEHSLGMTCDPIGGLVQIPCIERNTMGAVKAVNAARLALRGDGTHRVALDSVIETMRQTGMDMQSKYKETALGGLAVNVVLC; encoded by the coding sequence ATGAGTGAGAACAGTATATTAAGTATTTTTGATCTTTTTAAAATTGGTATTGGCCCATCCAGCTCCCATACAGTGGGACCGATGTGGGCAGTGTATCGATTTTTAGCAGATAGCAAAGATTGTCTGGATCAAGTCTCTAAGGTGAAAGTTGCCTTGTATGGCTCTTTGGCACTTACTGGCAAAGGCCATGGTACTGATACGGCAGTATTGCTTGGGTTGTTAGGGGAACGCCCTGATCAGGTTGACCCTCAACAGGTTGCAGCCAAGCTGGATGAAATCAGTGCTACTCATCGCTTGATGCTGGCAGGCAAGCACGAGATTACTTTCAACCCTGACCAGGCCATTGAGTTTCATAATGAGACTTTTTTGCCTGAGCATCCTAATGGTATTGCGCTAAGCCTTTACGATGCCAATGGGCTGGTCCTCCATCACGATCAATTTTTCTCCGTAGGTGGTGGTTTTGTTGTTAGCAAAGATGAACTCTCTGCCACAGCACCTGTTACAACAGACATAGAGGTTCCATTTCCTTTTCATACCGGAGAAGAGTTACTGAAGCTGTGCAAACAGCATAACTTATCTATTGCACAACTGGTGTTTGCCAATGAAGAAGTACTGCAAGGCTCTATGGCAGCTGTTGAGCAACAGCTGGAAACAACCTGGCAGGTCTTTCATGATTGTATAGAGCGTGGTTGTAGAACAGAAGGTGTGCTGCCTGGTGGCTTAAATGTACAGCGACGAGCACCTAAGTTACATAAAGAGCTCTGCAGTCGCCCTGAGGACTCATTGAAAGACCCATTAACGGTAATGGACTGGATTAGCTTATTTGCTTTAGCCGTCAATGAAGAAAATGCTGCCGGTGGCCGAGTAGTGACAGCACCCACCAACGGTGCCGCAGGAGTGATTCCAGCCGTATTAAGTTATTACATGCGATTTGTGCCTGGCTCCAATCAGCAAGGGCTTTATGACTTTTTGGCTACGGCAGCGGCTATTGGCATGTTGTATAAAAAGAATGCTTCTATTTCTGCCGCAGAAGTAGGTTGCCAAGGAGAGATTGGCGTGGCTTGCTCAATGGCTGCCGGCGCATTGGCTGCGGTATTAGGGGGAAGTGCTGAACAGGTGGAAAATGCTGCTGAAATTGGTATGGAACATAGTTTGGGCATGACCTGTGATCCTATTGGGGGGTTAGTGCAAATCCCTTGTATTGAACGGAATACTATGGGAGCCGTTAAAGCAGTGAATGCAGCCCGGTTAGCATTACGGGGGGATGGTACTCACCGGGTAGCCTTAGATAGCGTGATTGAAACCATGCGGCAAACGGGAATGGATATGCAATCGAAGTACAAAGAAACCGCATTAGGTGGATTAGCGGTTAACGTGGTGCTTTGTTAA
- a CDS encoding VWA domain-containing protein produces MADHKDDHLPVTPSSSKAIADFIQQAEQLPATRATEKGRLIFALDATASREATWDRACHLQGKMFAETQALGQLAVQLCYYRGFSQFHASPWLHSTEALLAEMNQVSCIGGYTQISRLLQHGLTEAKQQPLQAIVFVGDSLEESIDELCNWAGRLKLHGVPVFLFQESYDQAATQGYQQIAKVSGGAHCQFNEGSAAELQALLSAVAVYSVGGLKALQHFAKGQPDVVLQLEHQLSGG; encoded by the coding sequence ATGGCTGACCATAAAGATGATCATTTACCAGTAACCCCTTCAAGCAGTAAGGCAATAGCTGACTTTATTCAGCAAGCAGAACAGCTGCCAGCGACCCGAGCTACCGAGAAAGGTCGCTTGATTTTTGCCTTAGATGCTACTGCCAGCCGTGAAGCGACTTGGGATCGTGCTTGTCATCTGCAAGGCAAGATGTTTGCGGAAACCCAAGCGCTTGGCCAGTTAGCCGTACAGCTTTGCTACTACCGTGGTTTTAGCCAGTTCCATGCTAGCCCCTGGCTACACTCAACAGAAGCCTTGCTTGCAGAAATGAATCAGGTGTCGTGCATCGGTGGCTATACCCAAATTAGTCGACTGTTGCAGCATGGTTTAACAGAAGCTAAACAACAACCATTACAGGCAATTGTCTTTGTGGGAGATAGCCTGGAAGAGTCAATTGATGAGCTATGCAATTGGGCTGGGCGGCTTAAGTTACATGGTGTGCCGGTATTTTTATTCCAAGAAAGCTACGATCAGGCAGCCACCCAAGGCTATCAACAAATAGCGAAAGTATCTGGAGGAGCTCACTGTCAGTTTAATGAGGGCAGTGCCGCTGAATTACAGGCACTTTTGTCTGCCGTAGCAGTCTATTCAGTGGGAGGGTTGAAGGCGCTACAGCACTTTGCTAAAGGGCAGCCGGATGTGGTTTTGCAGCTTGAGCATCAATTATCGGGTGGTTAA
- a CDS encoding DnaJ domain-containing protein, translating to MSRLFILIALIGGSIAWYKYRKLPPEDRKKWLKKSLIITGLLFFAYLVITGRLSIVFALLAALIPFIRKGLSLASYWPFIQKLWQHKSILTPSAGAQQQAKGKQSTVRTPLLVMTLNHDSGEIDGEVLVGQYQGKRLSELTIEQLTELYSHCPTNEQDTHQLLDTYLSKMRSSEWQAFQEQQQSQQFHSHSRSAGGNEPMTVTEAAEVLGVKETATKQEIIDAHRRLMAKLHPDKGGSSYLAIQVNAAKDVMLAQLKI from the coding sequence TTGTCTCGACTGTTTATTCTTATTGCATTAATTGGCGGCTCGATAGCCTGGTATAAATATCGGAAGCTGCCGCCAGAAGACCGAAAAAAGTGGTTAAAGAAGTCGTTAATTATTACAGGCCTGTTATTTTTTGCCTATTTGGTAATTACCGGTCGTCTCTCTATCGTTTTTGCATTATTGGCAGCATTAATTCCATTTATTAGAAAAGGCCTTTCCCTCGCAAGTTACTGGCCGTTTATACAAAAACTATGGCAGCACAAAAGCATTTTAACACCTAGTGCCGGAGCGCAGCAGCAGGCAAAGGGTAAACAGTCAACAGTACGTACCCCGCTTTTAGTTATGACGTTGAATCATGACAGTGGTGAAATCGATGGCGAAGTCTTAGTGGGGCAATACCAAGGTAAACGACTAAGTGAGCTAACCATTGAGCAGCTGACTGAACTTTATTCGCACTGTCCTACTAATGAGCAAGACACCCATCAATTGCTGGATACTTATTTGAGTAAAATGCGTTCATCTGAGTGGCAAGCTTTTCAGGAGCAGCAACAGTCACAGCAGTTCCATTCACATTCACGTAGCGCTGGTGGGAATGAGCCTATGACTGTGACAGAAGCAGCAGAAGTGCTGGGGGTGAAAGAAACTGCAACCAAACAAGAAATTATTGATGCTCATCGCCGTTTAATGGCAAAACTTCATCCTGACAAAGGGGGGAGCAGTTATTTAGCAATTCAAGTCAATGCGGCAAAAGATGTCATGTTGGCTCAGCTAAAAATCTAA
- a CDS encoding CreA family protein, producing MLVTQIVKSFGVGLLGLAFYSQCYGEIVGEVSTTFKLLGANDKIVIEAFDDPDVSGVTCYLSRAKKGGVSGSLGFAEDTSDASIACRQVGPIQLSDELKAGKLDGEQVFKKRTSVLFKTMQVVRFFDPKRQVIIYLTYSDKLVEGSPKNSVTAVPVLPWPAGAQ from the coding sequence ATGTTAGTAACGCAGATAGTAAAATCATTTGGGGTGGGGCTGCTTGGCTTGGCTTTTTACAGCCAGTGTTATGGTGAAATAGTAGGAGAAGTTTCTACAACATTTAAGTTACTTGGTGCTAATGACAAAATTGTGATTGAGGCCTTTGATGACCCTGATGTCAGTGGTGTCACCTGTTATTTAAGTCGAGCGAAAAAAGGAGGGGTGTCAGGTTCATTAGGCTTTGCTGAAGATACCTCTGATGCTTCTATTGCTTGTCGACAAGTAGGGCCTATTCAGTTGTCTGATGAGCTGAAAGCAGGAAAGCTAGATGGTGAGCAGGTATTTAAAAAGCGTACTTCCGTATTATTTAAAACCATGCAGGTGGTGAGGTTTTTTGACCCCAAGCGACAAGTGATTATTTATTTGACTTATAGCGATAAACTGGTTGAAGGATCACCAAAAAATAGTGTAACAGCTGTACCTGTATTACCCTGGCCGGCAGGTGCTCAGTAA
- a CDS encoding TerD family protein: MAISLTKGQRISLEKEAGKNLQQICVGVNWGAIEKKGFFGTKKVPVDLDASVGLYNDNKQPIDVVYFGQLRSKCGSIHHSGDDLTGDMEGDDGLDNEVITINLQQVPQGVSAVAVVLNSFRKQDFAAIPFASIRLYEGTPSRVNNILATYDIANNPSFSGSISMVLGILYKKDGDWKFKAVGEATRDQGLEQTIETVSRSYI, encoded by the coding sequence ATGGCAATTTCATTAACCAAAGGTCAGCGAATTAGCCTTGAAAAAGAAGCAGGTAAAAACCTTCAACAAATTTGTGTGGGAGTTAACTGGGGGGCTATTGAGAAAAAAGGCTTTTTTGGCACGAAAAAAGTACCTGTTGATCTGGATGCCAGCGTAGGCTTATATAATGATAATAAACAACCAATCGATGTCGTTTATTTTGGCCAATTGAGAAGTAAGTGTGGCTCCATTCATCATAGTGGTGATGACCTAACAGGCGATATGGAAGGTGATGATGGCTTAGATAATGAAGTCATTACCATTAACTTACAGCAAGTGCCGCAGGGTGTGTCTGCTGTTGCTGTAGTGCTTAATTCATTTCGAAAACAAGATTTTGCAGCAATTCCCTTTGCTTCTATTCGTTTATATGAAGGAACGCCTTCACGAGTCAATAATATTTTAGCTACCTATGATATTGCCAATAACCCTTCATTTTCTGGTTCTATCTCAATGGTACTCGGCATTTTGTATAAAAAAGATGGAGACTGGAAATTTAAAGCGGTTGGTGAAGCAACGCGAGATCAAGGATTGGAGCAAACTATCGAAACGGTTTCTCGCTCTTATATCTAG
- a CDS encoding TerD family protein, which yields MQSLIPGQNAKVDNPIVTLRVEGNMGVKWLSLVLDEQQQVIQEKCTGINQTNEMTWLIQPFELPDQVNKIKFVAYGDVSLATLVSQLTVIYTDTLIDQSLFEVKTDLANNRDESLLIVSELYRHQGSWKVRSVCQGFNDGIVQLEKQYNISLTEPASTANTGGVIDKAKSQVSAQQNKQVLHPISAEDLLVTLTWDNQLNPHDPMNNVLDFNPVNDMRIGAFYELSNGQRGLVQSYGEERGSYYGVPYIQALSNEEQRAQQLQLNTQYWHKSYRILVYCFILEGLSQWNKLGASIDFNKLDQININSYRCDQPLCAVAMIERVAQQYKLTPLVEFFDSLVAMDQAYGWGLPWRSQQQNPD from the coding sequence ATGCAGTCATTGATACCTGGGCAAAATGCAAAAGTTGATAATCCTATTGTGACCCTTCGTGTTGAAGGTAATATGGGGGTCAAGTGGTTGAGTTTAGTACTCGATGAGCAGCAGCAGGTTATTCAGGAAAAATGCACAGGTATCAATCAGACGAATGAAATGACTTGGTTGATTCAGCCATTCGAGTTGCCCGATCAAGTTAATAAAATAAAGTTCGTCGCCTATGGTGATGTTAGTTTGGCGACGTTGGTAAGTCAGCTAACCGTCATCTATACCGATACACTTATTGACCAGTCACTGTTTGAGGTGAAGACTGACCTCGCTAACAATCGTGATGAGTCGTTATTAATTGTGTCAGAGCTTTATCGCCATCAGGGAAGTTGGAAAGTTCGATCTGTTTGCCAAGGCTTTAATGATGGGATTGTTCAGCTTGAAAAGCAGTATAACATTTCCCTAACTGAGCCTGCATCAACAGCAAACACTGGTGGAGTGATAGATAAAGCAAAATCACAGGTATCTGCACAACAAAATAAACAAGTGCTTCATCCCATCTCAGCAGAAGATTTACTGGTTACACTCACTTGGGACAACCAGCTCAACCCCCATGACCCCATGAATAATGTACTTGATTTTAATCCGGTTAATGATATGCGGATTGGTGCATTTTATGAGTTGAGTAATGGACAGCGAGGTTTAGTTCAGTCTTACGGTGAAGAGCGAGGATCCTATTATGGTGTGCCATATATTCAGGCGCTGAGCAATGAAGAGCAGCGCGCTCAACAGTTACAGCTGAATACTCAATACTGGCATAAATCTTATCGTATTTTAGTTTACTGCTTTATTTTAGAAGGGTTAAGCCAATGGAATAAATTGGGTGCCAGCATTGATTTTAACAAATTAGACCAAATAAATATTAATTCCTATCGTTGTGATCAACCATTATGTGCCGTGGCAATGATAGAACGAGTGGCTCAACAATATAAGCTCACCCCGCTCGTTGAGTTTTTTGATTCATTGGTTGCAATGGATCAAGCGTATGGGTGGGGGTTGCCCTGGCGTTCACAACAACAAAACCCAGACTGA
- a CDS encoding tellurite resistance TerB family protein, whose protein sequence is MAGGFSGFLNSLKEKANELKDDVMKFKNKNFLNAATGGAALIALADGSIDAEEKQKMVKFIESNEALKVFKTTEVVSTFSDHVQNLEFDKDIGESKAFEALNKLKGNEVACRTVMRLIIAIAAADGDFDNDEKAVAKKIAVELGLNPADFEL, encoded by the coding sequence ATGGCAGGTGGATTTAGTGGCTTTTTAAACTCACTAAAAGAAAAAGCGAATGAACTAAAAGATGATGTAATGAAGTTTAAGAATAAAAACTTCTTAAATGCAGCAACGGGTGGGGCTGCTCTCATTGCTTTAGCTGATGGCTCGATTGATGCTGAAGAAAAGCAAAAAATGGTCAAATTTATTGAGAGTAATGAAGCATTAAAAGTATTTAAAACGACAGAAGTTGTGTCTACTTTCTCTGACCATGTTCAGAATCTGGAGTTTGATAAAGATATTGGTGAGTCAAAAGCGTTTGAAGCGCTTAATAAGCTTAAAGGTAATGAAGTCGCTTGTCGTACCGTTATGCGTTTGATTATTGCTATTGCGGCTGCTGATGGTGATTTTGATAATGATGAGAAAGCAGTTGCCAAGAAGATTGCTGTAGAGTTGGGGTTAAATCCCGCAGATTTTGAGTTGTAA
- a CDS encoding TerC/Alx family metal homeostasis membrane protein produces the protein MESFGFPLEAVVVLFVVVTASVWCDLFSHRNSTEIKFKDALGWSVFWVALAIAFYAYLYLRYDAKWADLFLTGYVLEKTLSVDNMMVFIAIFASFGIKGALQHRVLYYGIIGALVFRAIFIAVGTSLFGLSVWVEFIFGLIVAWTAVMMLKGGGDDEETEDYSNHWSVRWTKKLIPVLPRLSGNHFFVKHSEVEKLKANDPSVNVIGKAAFYATPLFLCLICIEISDIVFSFDSVPAIIAVTEEPFLIYAAVIFAILGLRNLYFMLAVAAKYLCHLEKAVAFVLFFIAFKLCAQAAEHIWGFSIEISHSLSLFIVLGTITLGVVASIVFPEKEESNSKESEVV, from the coding sequence ATGGAATCATTTGGTTTCCCTTTGGAAGCAGTTGTTGTTTTGTTTGTAGTAGTGACTGCTTCTGTTTGGTGTGATTTATTTAGTCACCGAAATTCAACTGAAATAAAATTTAAAGATGCTTTAGGTTGGTCTGTTTTTTGGGTTGCACTGGCCATTGCTTTTTATGCTTATCTATACCTTCGTTATGACGCCAAATGGGCTGATTTGTTTTTGACTGGTTATGTGCTGGAAAAAACACTGTCAGTAGACAATATGATGGTATTTATTGCTATTTTTGCCTCTTTTGGTATCAAAGGTGCTTTGCAACACCGAGTGCTTTACTACGGTATTATCGGAGCTTTGGTATTTAGAGCAATTTTTATCGCAGTAGGAACTTCCTTATTTGGCTTAAGTGTCTGGGTTGAGTTTATTTTTGGTTTAATTGTTGCCTGGACAGCTGTCATGATGCTGAAAGGTGGTGGAGATGATGAAGAAACGGAAGACTACTCTAATCACTGGTCAGTGCGTTGGACGAAAAAGCTGATTCCTGTGTTGCCGCGCTTGAGTGGTAATCATTTTTTTGTTAAGCATAGTGAGGTAGAAAAGCTTAAAGCGAATGACCCTAGTGTAAATGTGATCGGTAAAGCGGCTTTTTATGCAACACCACTCTTTTTATGCTTAATTTGTATTGAGATTAGTGATATTGTTTTTTCATTTGACTCAGTTCCTGCGATTATTGCAGTGACAGAAGAGCCTTTCTTGATTTATGCAGCAGTTATCTTTGCTATTCTAGGCTTGCGTAATCTTTATTTCATGTTAGCTGTTGCGGCTAAATATTTATGTCATCTGGAAAAAGCAGTAGCATTTGTTCTATTCTTCATTGCATTTAAGCTGTGTGCACAGGCAGCTGAGCATATCTGGGGATTCAGCATTGAAATTTCTCATAGCCTGAGCTTGTTCATTGTCTTAGGCACAATAACATTAGGTGTTGTAGCATCTATTGTGTTTCCTGAAAAAGAAGAATCAAACTCAAAAGAAAGTGAAGTGGTGTAA
- a CDS encoding TerD family protein: MAISLLKGGRVNLEKEAPGLTKMHVGLGWDVRATDGAAFDLDASLLMVNTEGKGIGEGGFVFYNNTKSACGSIQHMGDNLTGEGEGDDEVLKVTLPSIPAEVEKLVVVVTIHNAEERKQNFGLVENAFIRILNDDNQQEVVRYDLTEDYSTETSLIFGEIYKKDGEWRFVAKGDGFAGGLSAFLQTYGLA, translated from the coding sequence ATGGCAATTAGTTTATTAAAAGGTGGACGTGTCAACCTTGAAAAAGAAGCCCCTGGCTTAACTAAAATGCATGTGGGCTTAGGTTGGGATGTGCGCGCTACAGATGGTGCTGCATTTGACCTTGATGCTTCACTGCTCATGGTAAACACTGAAGGAAAAGGTATTGGTGAAGGAGGCTTTGTCTTCTATAACAATACCAAGTCAGCGTGTGGATCAATACAACACATGGGGGATAACCTGACTGGTGAAGGGGAAGGTGATGATGAAGTTCTCAAGGTTACCTTACCCAGTATTCCTGCAGAAGTTGAAAAACTAGTGGTTGTGGTGACTATTCACAATGCTGAAGAACGTAAGCAAAATTTTGGTCTGGTAGAAAATGCATTTATTCGCATCCTGAATGATGATAACCAGCAGGAAGTAGTCCGTTATGATCTGACAGAAGACTATTCTACTGAAACCTCACTTATTTTTGGCGAGATCTATAAAAAAGATGGTGAATGGCGCTTTGTGGCTAAAGGTGATGGTTTTGCAGGTGGATTATCAGCTTTTTTACAGACCTATGGGCTAGCCTAA
- a CDS encoding TerD family protein, protein MAVSLSKGGNVSLEKAAPGMTNTIIGLGWDARATDGSDFDLDASIFMVTDSGKVRSDADFIFYNQLKSQCGSVEHMGDNRTGEGEGDDESVKVDLVKIPAEIQKIVIGVTIHDAESRNQNFGQVSNAFIRIVNEANNEEVVRYDLSEDYSVETAMLFGELYRHGGEWKFKAVGQGFSGGLKSMATQYGVNVG, encoded by the coding sequence ATGGCAGTTTCATTATCGAAAGGCGGTAATGTTAGTTTAGAAAAAGCAGCCCCTGGCATGACTAACACTATAATTGGCCTAGGCTGGGATGCTCGTGCTACTGACGGTTCAGATTTTGACCTTGATGCTTCCATTTTTATGGTCACTGACTCAGGTAAAGTACGTAGCGATGCTGACTTTATTTTCTATAACCAGCTAAAAAGCCAGTGTGGCTCTGTTGAGCATATGGGGGATAACCGTACTGGTGAAGGAGAAGGAGACGACGAGTCAGTAAAAGTTGATTTGGTTAAAATTCCAGCTGAGATCCAAAAAATTGTCATAGGCGTCACTATTCACGATGCAGAATCCAGAAACCAAAATTTTGGTCAGGTTTCTAACGCGTTTATTCGGATTGTGAATGAAGCCAATAATGAAGAGGTTGTGCGTTATGACTTAAGTGAAGATTACTCTGTTGAAACAGCGATGCTATTTGGTGAGCTGTATCGCCATGGCGGTGAATGGAAATTCAAAGCTGTGGGTCAAGGATTCAGTGGTGGCTTAAAGTCAATGGCGACTCAGTATGGTGTTAATGTAGGCTAG